One region of Candidatus Zixiibacteriota bacterium genomic DNA includes:
- a CDS encoding SxtJ family membrane protein — protein MKILLSRIWAGWKRFGRILGAVQAELILFLFYFLVFTLCGLIMRLFGFDSLRIRKKHQSNWQKTNLGQFDEKKATHQS, from the coding sequence ATGAAAATCCTACTCTCCAGAATCTGGGCGGGGTGGAAAAGGTTCGGCCGCATACTCGGAGCGGTGCAGGCCGAACTTATCCTCTTTCTCTTCTATTTCCTGGTTTTCACCCTCTGCGGATTGATTATGAGACTCTTCGGCTTTGACTCCCTGAGAATAAGAAAAAAGCATCAAAGCAACTGGCAGAAGACCAACCTCGGACAGTTTGATGAGAAGAAAGCTACTCATCAGAGTTGA